The Mesoterricola silvestris sequence TCCCGGGTCGTCAAGACCGCCGAGACCATCAACGACAACGGGGTGGTCACCACCACCGCCTGGGACAGCATCCTGGGGACCATGACGAGCATCTCCTACAACAACCGCAACGGCTTCATCGGCACCGCCAATTTCCCGCTGGTGCCCCAGCTCTCCCTCACCCAGACCATCAGCCCCAGCCCGACGGTCGCCATCAGCAACAACGTGGGCCTGGGCTCCTGCGTGGCCATCACCGGATACGTGGGGGCGCAGGCCACCATCGCGCTGTACGCGAGCGCCGTGGCCAACATCACCTACGGCAAGGGCGTGAAGTTCGACCTGACCATCAACCCGATCACCCTCGCCTACGACGACGTGACCAAGGAATTCGAGCTGAAGGTCCCCGGCGTCAAGGCCAAGGACCAGAACGCCATGGACATCGAGGACCTGAAGGTGGCCCTGGCCAACACCCAGATCAACCTGAACAAGGTGGGGGTGGACCTGCACGAGGCCGGCGTGGCGCTGCGGAAGGCCTCCGCCCGCATCTCCAGCGGCATCCACATCTATTTCTGAGCGGCCCCATGAAGACCATCCGCCCCATGCAGGTGAGCGTCTGTTCCCGGGTCCTGGAGCAGGGCCACCGGTTCTATTCCATCCACAGCGCCTCCATGGGGCTGCGGATCCCCTCCGGCGAACCGCTGCTGGACCTGGATTTCCTGAAGGAGGCCCTGGGGGCCCTGGGGCCCGATGACCTTCCGGACGCCGGCATGCCCAAGCCCCAGGGCGAGGTGCTGCTCACCGGCGCCTTCCACAGCCCCGGGGGGCGCCCGGTGGCGGGCCACGAGGTGCTCTTCCGGGTGGGCCCGGTGGAGCGCAGGCTCTTCGTGTTCGGTCCCCGGCGCTGGGGGGCCCTGGGCCCCACGGAGCCCGGGCCCGTGGCGCACTGCCCCCTGGACCCCGCCCACGCCTTCGGCGGCGCGGGCTTCCAGGCCAACCCCGCGGGCCAGGGCTGGGAGGACGGCCAGCTGCCCCAGGTGGAGGATCCGGCGCACCTGGTGGCCTCGCCCCGGGACCGGCCCGATCCCGCCTTCCCCGGCCCCGCGGGGCCCGGCCACCCCCGGCGCAGGGCCTTCCAGCCCGACTGCGGCCCGGACTACCTGCACCGCGACTTCCCCGGGTACCCCGCGGGCTTCGACTGGCGCTTCTTCCTCTGCGGGCCCGGGGAGCAGCGCCTCCCGGGCTACTTCCGGGGCGACGAGAGCTACGCCTTCCACCACCTGCATCCGGAGATCGAGGTCCTCCAGGGCCGCCTTCCGGGGTTCCGGGTGCGCTGTTTCCTGAACCAGGACCTGGGAGGCGCCCCGCAGTTCTCGGAGCTGTCCATGAACCTGGACACGGTGTGGTGCTTCCCCGCCCAGAGCCTGCTTTGGCTCTTCTGGCGCGGGGGACGGGAGGTCGCCGACGACGAGGCCTCCCGGATCACCCACCTGCTGGCCGCCTTCGAATCCCCCGGGGCCCCCCGCGGCCTGGACCACTACCGGGAGGCCCTGGCCCGGCGCCTGGAGGCCCAGGACCCGCTCCTGGACGTCCTGGCCACCCAGGACCTCATCCCCCCGGACCAGGCCTGCGCCCTGGAGCGCCTCACGGCCCCGGCGCAGCCCGCCCCCAGCGCCTTCTCGCGCAACATGGAGGCCCAGAAGGACCGGCTCCGGGCCCTGGCCCGGGAGAAGCTGGACGCCGCCCTGGCGCAGGCCCGCGAGGCCCTGCCGGCCCAGGGCCCGCCGGAGCCCCTGCGCCTGGACGGGGAAGCCCTCCGGCCGCCTTCCGGCGTCCCGGCGCCGGACCCCGGAGCCCGGGCGCTCCAGGAGGAGATGGAGCGGCTCCTGCCCGGGGTGGGCCGGGGCGGCCCCGTCCAGCTCAAGGATTTCTCCTTCGGGAAGCTGGACCGCGTCCTGAAGGCGGTGGAGACGCTCACCCGGTCCCGAAAGGACGAACTCACCGCCCACGTGGACGCCACCCGCGCCGGCGCCCTGGCCGGCATGGGCGCCCAGGCCCCCGCGGACCTGCCCGGGGAGCTCCGGCGCGCCCTGGACACGGCGGCCCGGACCCTGGAGGACGGCGCCGCCCCCGGGCCGGCCCGGGTCCCCCTGCCCCGCTTCGATCCCCGGCCCCTGCTTGAGCCCCTGGAGGCCGCCGAGGCCCAGGCCCGGGCCGGCCTGGGGGACATGGCGGCCCGGGGATCCGCGGATGGGGCGGCCGCCCTGGGCGCCACCGTGGACGGCCTGGAACCGGTGCGGAGCCGCATCCAGGAATCCCTGCGCCGGGCCGAGGCCGCCTTCCGGCCCCTCTACCTGCGGGGCGCCCACCGCATGCCCGAAGGCGCCTCCCCCCACGCGGAGGACCTGCCCACGCGCAGGGCGGCCTTCCTGCGGGCCCTGGCCGGGGGCGGGCCCCTGGCCGGGGGCGACTGGGCCTGCCTGGACCTGGCCGGCCTGAAGCTGGACGGGGTGGACCTCTCCGGGGCCTACCTGGAGCAGGTGGACCTGCGCGGCGCGAGCCTGCGGGGCGCGAACCTGCGGGGCGCCATCCTCGCCCGGGCCCGGCTGGAGGCGGCCGATTTCACCGGGGCCGATCTGGAGGGGGCCAACCTGGGCGGCGCGGCCGCGGCCCGGGCGCGCTTCCCCCAGGCCAACCTCCTGGGCGCCACCCTCGAGCTCGGCACCTTCGCCGGGGCGGATTTCCAGGGCTGCCGCCTGGGGGGGGCCACCCTCATGGAGGTGGACCTGGACCGGGCGGATTTCGCCGGGGCCTTCCTGGAATCCGCCACCTTCCTCCGGCTGGAGGTCCAGGGGGCGCGGTTCTGGGAGGCCCGCCTGGGCCGGGCCACCTTCCTCCAGTGCGCCTGGCGGGAGGCGGACTTCTCCGGCGCGCGCCTCGACCACACCACCTGGGCCGATCCGCGCCTGGAGGAGGTCCGCTTCGACGGCGCCGACCTGGAGGCGGCCTGCTTCCTGGCCAGCGCCCCGGGCAAGGCCGTCCTGGCCGGCCTGAGCTTCGCCGGGGCCCGCCTGGACCGGGGCACCTTCCTGCACCTCCCCCTGCGGGGAGCCCGCTTCCGGGAGGCCTCCCTGGCGGGGGCCCTCTTTTCCGGGGCCGACCTCGCCGGGGCCGACCTCTCCGGCGCCCGCGCGCGCCAGGCCCAGTTCCGCAAGGCCATCCTCACGGGCGCCAACCTGGAGCGCATCGATCTCATGGAGGGCTCCCTCGCCAAGGCCAACCTGGTGCAGGCCCGGTTCAGGGGGGCCAACCTCCACGGGGTGGACGTGCTGCGCTCCACCCTGGGCGCCACGGATTTCACGGACTGCAATCTGGAGAGGACCCTGCTCCAGGGCTGGAGGCCCCGATGAACGGCGAGGAACTTTCCCGGCTGGTGAAGGCCGGCGAGATCCTGGTGGGCGAGGATTTCGCCGGGGCCGACCTGCGGGGCGCGGATCTCACGGGCGGGGTCTTCCTGGAGACCGCCTTCGGGGGCTGCCGCTTCGACGGGGCCGACCTGGGCGAAGCCACCTTCAAGGACTGCCGGTTCCGGGGCGCGGCCTTCCGGGGCGCCAGCCTGCGCCAGGCCAACCTGGTCCATGGCGATCTGGCCGGCGCGGCCTTCGGGGAGGCCGGCCTGGACGGGGCCCGGTTCCTGGAATGCGGCCTGGAGGGGGCCACCTTCGCCGGCGCCGGGGGCCGGGACACGGCCTTCGTCGACGCCGCCTTCGCGGGGGCCTCCTTCGCCGGGGCCGCTTTCGAACGGGTCTCCTTCCTGCGCTGCGGCTTCGAGGCCGCGGACTTCGGCGGCGCCCTCCTGGACACCTGCGTCTTCTTCGAAAGCGCCTTCCAGGACGCGGTCTTCCAGGGGGCCACCCTGCACCTCTGCCACTTCCACAAGGCACAGCTGGCGGGCATCGCCTTCGGCGGCATGGACCTCGCCCGGACCCAGTTCAGCGAATGCATGCTGGCGGGGTGCCATTTCCAGGGCGCCCGGCTCCGGCAGGGCGGCTTCCTGAAGGCCCATCTGGAGGGGGCCCGCTTCGACGGCGCCGACCTGGAGCTGGCCAACTTCTACGAGGCCGGGCTCGCGGGCGCCTCCTTCCGGAAGGCGCGGCTGCCCCAGGCCAGCCTGCAGGGGGCGGACCTCGCCGGGGCGGACTTCGCGGGGGCGGACCTGACCATGGCCCAGATGGCCGGCATGAAGGCGGTGGGGGCCCGGTTCCCGCACGCGGACCTGAGCCGCGCGGATCTGTCCCACGCCTGGCTCATGGACGCCGACCTGACCGGGGCCGCCCTGGTGCAGGCCAACCTCCACGAGATCCTGGAGGAGCGCACCACCTGGGCCGGATCCAGCAGGGCCCGGGCCCTGGGCACGGACGCCGCGCGCAGCCGCGCCGAACGATGGGGGAAGCCATGATGCCCGAAGTCCTTGTCGCTTCCCCGGGCCTGCGGGCCCGGGTCCTCTTCGTGTCGGGCGGGGACATCGCCTTGGAAGGCCCGGACGGCCTGGTCAAGGCCCGGCTGGCCTTCAGCTGCCTGGTGCGGCCGGAGGCGGGGGACTGGGTGCTCTGCCTGCCCTCGGAGGACGGCGAATACCACCTCCTGGCCATCCTGGAGCGCCCGGGGCCCCAGGCCATGACCCTCGCCTTCCCGGGGGACGCCACCCTCCGCACGGAGGAAGGCGATCTGCGCCTGGCCTCGGGAAGCGGCATCACCCTCGCCGCCTCCGGGCACCTGACCTGCCTCGCCGACGTGGCCGTCCACCAGAGCCGGGAGGCGGTGCTGGCCTGCGACGAGGTCATCGCCGAGGGCCGCTCCCTCCAGGCCCATTTCCACAGCATCTCCGTGCTGGGCCGCATCTGCCGGACCCTGGTGCAGCACCTGTTCCACCAGGCCCGCACCTACATCCGGCGCACCGAGGACCTGGACCAGGTGGAAGGGAGGCAACTGCTGCGCAGGAGCAAGGGGCTCTATTCCGTGGGCTCGGAGCACACCGTCCTGCTCAGCGCCAAGGACACCCGCATCGACGGCGAACGGATCCACATGGGCTGAGGAGGCCGCCATGTTCCTGAATTGCTCCCTGTCCGGCATGGCCTTCGCGTTTCCGGACGTGTGCCTCACGCCCACCCCGGTGGGCCCGGTGCCCATCCCCTATCCCAACATCGTCCTCCCGCCCATGGCCCTGCCGCCCACCACGAACCCGCGCCACCTGGTCTCCATGATGCCCGTCCACACCCTGGCCACGGTGGTGCCCATGAGCGCCGGCGACAACGCCGGCGTCATGGGCGGCGTGGCCTCGGCCATGATGATGGGCCCGGCCCGGCATCTCATGGGCAGCGTGAAGGTCTTCTCCGGGGGGGCCCCCGTCACCCGCATGCTGGATCCCACCCTGCAGAACGGCACCAACGCCGCCGGCCTGAGCCTGGCCCCCTCCCAGACCCGGGTGCTGGTCCTGTCGTGATAACAAAACCGCCCATCCTCGCCGGGATTCCGTAGGCCTCATCCCCTTCATCCCAGACATCACCGTTCATCCCTGTTCCGCAGGGCCGAGGCTTGGATGGGTCGGCGATGTGGGTAATGAGAGCGCCGACCCAATCCATCGCGAGCCCTGCGGAACAGGGATGGACGGTGATGTCCGGGATGAACAGGGATCAAGGCAAGGCCTTCGGGTTGGGCAAAGGAGCCCACCCGGAAAAGGCGGACTTCCGGGGAACCTTTCAAATAAATCAATCATTTCAAGGCACCAGGGGTCCCCGCCGGACCCCGCCCTTTCCGGGAGCCGACGATGCCTCATCCCTTCCTCCTGTTCGGAGCCTTCCTGGTGCTGGTCCTGGCGATCCGCAGCCTGCGCATCATCCGGCCCTACCAGAAGGGGGTGGTGGAGACCCTGGGCCGGTACACGGCGCCGCCCCGGGCGCCGGGGCTGGTGTTCGTGATGCCGTTCGTGCAGCGCCTTGAGATGGTGGACAGCCGGGAGCAGGTCATCGAGGTGCCGCCCCAGGAGGTGATCACCAAGGACAACGCGGCCGTGACCGTGGACGCGGTGATCTATTTCCGAATCACGGACCCGGTGCGGGTGATCTACAACATCAGCAACTTCTCGTACGCGGCGGTGAAGCTGGCCCAGACCAACCTGCGCAACATCGTGGGCGAGATGGAGCTGGACCAGACCCTCACGGGGCGGGAGAAGATCAACACCCAGCTCCGGCTGGTGCTGGACGAGGCCACCGACGAGTGGGGCGTGAAGGTGGTGCGGGTGGAGATCCAGAAGATCGAACCCCCCACCGATATCACCAACGCCATGTCCAAGCAGATGAAGGCCGAACGGGAAAAGCGCGCCGCCATCCTGGAATCCGAGGGGTTCAAGCAGAGCGCCATCCTCAAGGCCGAAGGGGAGCGCGAAAGCCAGGTGCTCCGGGCGGAGGGGGACCGCCAGGGCGCGATCATCCGCGCCGAAGGCCAGGCCCAGGCGGTGCGCGTCCTCGCCGAAGCCGAGCGGTTCCGCATCGAGACGGTCTTCAACGCCATCCACGCCGGGAATCCGGATGCCGGCCTCCTGGCGCTCAGGAGCCTGGAGACCCTGGAGAAGGTGGCCGACGGCAAGGCCACCAAGATCTTCCTGCCCTCGGACCTGGGCGCGGCCCTCTCCTCCCTGGGGGCCGTGGGCGAACTGTTCCGCAAGGACCCGGAGCCGCCGCCGGAGCCCGCGCCGGCGCCGCCCAGGGCCCCGGCCCCCGCCCCGGTGCGCCGGGGGATCGTCGGGTCCTGAGGGGTCCCGGGCCGGAGGAGGCCGGCGCGGTTCCCGATAGAATGGACACCCCGCAACGGCCTGGGCGGAAAGCCCGCCCTTCCCCCGAAGGAGTCCCATGCCCGACACCCGGCTCATCAGCACCCCCACCACGGGCCGCTACCTGGTGGAACCCGCCTCCCGGCCCGGAGCCCCCATCCTGGTGGGCTTCCACGGGTACGGCCAGTGCGCGGAGGAGATGCTCGAGGATCTCCGGCGCATCCCCGGGGACTGGACCCGGGTGTCGGTCCAGGCCCTGCACCGGTTCTACAGCCCGAAGACCCGCGAGGTGGTGGGCTCCTGGATGACGGCCCAGGACCGGGACCGGGCCATCGAGGACAACGTGGCCTACGTGCGCGGCGTGGTCGCCGATGTGCGGGCCGGGGGCCGGGACGGGCGGCTCGTCTTCGCGGGGTTCTCCCAGGGCGCCGCCATGGCCTGGCGCGCCGCGGCCCGGTGCGGGCCCTGCCACGGGCTCGTCATCCTGGGCGGGGATCTGCCCCCGGACGTGGCCGCACACCCCTCCCTCGAGCTCCCCCCGGTGCTCCTGGGGCGCGGCGAGCGGGACGGATTCTACTCGGGCCCCCAGCTGGAGAAGGACATCGCCGCGCTGGAGGCCCTGGGGATCCGGCCGGAGGTGGTGCGCTTCGACGGCGGTCACGAATGGGCGCCGCCCTTCCTGGAGGCCGCGGGGCGGTTCCTTTCCAGGATCCTGACCATGTAGGTCGCGTCCACTCCCGGCGCATAGGTGAAGCTCCGCACCCGCCGGAACCCCTGGCGCTCCCAGAAGGGTTCCGCCCCCTGCACCGCCGTGAGGGCGAGGGTCCCCAAGCCCAGGTCCGCCGCCAGGCCCAGGACGGCTGCCAGCAGGTCCCCGGCGGCGCCGGTGCCCCGCCAGGCGGGAATCACGGCCAGGTCGTGCACGTAGAGGCAGTCCGGGTCCGCCGGAGGGGGGGCCGCGTCGCCCAGGGGCAGGACCCGGCCCCTCCGCCAGGGCTGGAAGAAGACGTAGGCGCCCACCAGGTCCCCCCGGTGGAGGCCCCGGCAGCCCCCGGGAAAGGCCCGCAGCTTGGCCGCGAAGACGGCCTCCGCCTCGCGGAGGGCCTCCGGGTAGCAGGCCCGCTGCACCTCCAGGATGGCCGGGAGGTCCTCCGGGCTGAGGCGGCGCACGGGCATGGGGATTCCTCCGGAGCCAGGATATCAGCGGGTGGCCGCCCGGGGCCGGAGCCCACCCCCCCCCCGTCCTGGGTTAAACTTTCCCGGTGCCTGCGAGGTCTCAGGCTGATACGAGGTGTTCATGAGCGGAATCCCGAAGCTTGCCCTGCCCACCTGCGCCGCCCTGGCCTTCCTCCTGGGCTGCGGCGGGAGCAGCACCTCCAGCGCCCCCACGGGCACCCTCACCCTCACGCTCAGTTCGGACAATCTGCCGGGCTTCTCCCAGGTGGTCGTGAGCCTGGACAAGGTGGAGGGCACCCAGGACGGCAGCAGGTGGCTCAACCTGGGCTCGCCCCAGACCACGGTGGACCTCATGGCCCTGCAGAACGGCCACGGGGTGGTGATCCTCAACGCGGCCAAGGTCTATTCGGGGACCTACACCCAGTTCCGCCTCACCTGGGGCACCAAGAACTACAACTCCGCCATCAACCTGCCGGCCTACGTGATCCCCGAGGGGGGCGCGGGGCAGGTGCTGGCCATGCCCACCACCACGGTCGTCAAGGGCAGCGCCACCCTTCCCTCCAACGGCTCGGCCCAGGCGCTGATCATGCTCAGCGGCGACCAGGGCGTGCTCACGGCTCCGGCCTCGGCCACCCCCTACCGCTTCAACGCCACGGGCCAGGCCTTCGACGCCACCAACTGCGGCCGGATCACGGGTCAGGTGGCGGGCCCCAACGGCAAGCTCGCCGGCGTCGAGGTCCTCGCCCAGACCGTGGACGGCGTGGGCCTGGCCACCCTGGCGCGCCGCGCCGTCTCGGACGCCTCCGGCGCCTTCGAACTGGACGGGCTTCCCTCCGGGGCCATCTACTACCTGGCCGCCCAGCCCCTGAACTGCCAGGCCCAAGCCGCCGCCCCCGGGACCCTGGCCGCGGGCGCCACCCTCAACGCGAACCTCACCTTCACCGCCCCCGTCACCTCGGGCACCCTCGTCCTCGCCATCACCCCCAAGTCCTCGGACACCCAGGGCACCTGGGGCGAACTGCGCCAGTCCCTGGCCACGGGCGCCGGCGCCCAGAACCTCATCATCCGCTCCCGCACCGCCATCATCGGCGCCAGCCAGGACACCGTGTCCTTCCTGTCCGTCGCCCCCGGCACCTACGGCGTCACCGCCCAGCGCAGCACCTCCGGCGCCGCCCCCGTGCCCAACAACGGCTCCCAGCAGGCCGTGGCCGCGGGCGGCACCACCAACGCGACGCTGGCGTTCTAAGGTACGAGTCCCGGACCTTCGACCCGGTTCGTTGCTGCGTGCGGGGCACGCAGCAACGGAAAGCCCGCGTCTTGGACATGGGGCCGGGTTGTCACCCATTGGCCCCGACCCAGTCGGAGGGCGTGCTTCGCGTGGGGTGGCGGGGATGACGGAGCGCGCCGACGCGGATCGGTCGGCGGCGCCGGGAAGTACGTCCGGTCGGAGTTGGTCTGGGGATCCTGCAGATTCCGGGGACCTTGAGCGCATGTAGAGGGATCGGCCAGGTCCCTCTTTCATCCCCTTCATCCTGTTCATCCGATCTCATCCCTGTTCCCGCAGGGCCAGAGCCGGGATGGGTCGGCGCATGCGGATCAATGACGCGCCGCCTCACCTCATCGCTGGCCCTGCGGGAACAGGGATGAGATCGGATGAACAGGATGAAGGGGATCAACCCTTGAACCTAGAGTCGGAATTCCTTCACGAGCCCCTGGAGGCCTTCCGCCACCCGGGAGAGGTCCTCGGAGGTCTTGGCGATCTCGTGGACGGTGGCGGTGAGTTCGTGGGTCGCTGTGGCGTTCTGGGCCAGGCCCAGGGCGGTGCTGCTCATGCTGGCGGAAACCTGGGCGCTGGTGGCGGCCTGGCCATCGGCCACATCGCCGATCCGCTGGATCTTCGAGGCCATGCCCGTGATGCGCTTCCGGATCGCGTCCAGGCTCTCCATGTTGGCGTTGACGCTGGTCATGCCGCCTTCCACGGCCGCCCCGGTGCGCTGGATCAGGCCCTCGATCTCCTTGGCGGCGGTGCCGGAACGCTCCGCCAACTTGCGCACCTCCTCGGCCACCACGGCGAAGCCCTTGCCGTGGGTCCCGGCCTTGGCCGCCTCG is a genomic window containing:
- a CDS encoding DUF2169 family type VI secretion system accessory protein gives rise to the protein MKTIRPMQVSVCSRVLEQGHRFYSIHSASMGLRIPSGEPLLDLDFLKEALGALGPDDLPDAGMPKPQGEVLLTGAFHSPGGRPVAGHEVLFRVGPVERRLFVFGPRRWGALGPTEPGPVAHCPLDPAHAFGGAGFQANPAGQGWEDGQLPQVEDPAHLVASPRDRPDPAFPGPAGPGHPRRRAFQPDCGPDYLHRDFPGYPAGFDWRFFLCGPGEQRLPGYFRGDESYAFHHLHPEIEVLQGRLPGFRVRCFLNQDLGGAPQFSELSMNLDTVWCFPAQSLLWLFWRGGREVADDEASRITHLLAAFESPGAPRGLDHYREALARRLEAQDPLLDVLATQDLIPPDQACALERLTAPAQPAPSAFSRNMEAQKDRLRALAREKLDAALAQAREALPAQGPPEPLRLDGEALRPPSGVPAPDPGARALQEEMERLLPGVGRGGPVQLKDFSFGKLDRVLKAVETLTRSRKDELTAHVDATRAGALAGMGAQAPADLPGELRRALDTAARTLEDGAAPGPARVPLPRFDPRPLLEPLEAAEAQARAGLGDMAARGSADGAAALGATVDGLEPVRSRIQESLRRAEAAFRPLYLRGAHRMPEGASPHAEDLPTRRAAFLRALAGGGPLAGGDWACLDLAGLKLDGVDLSGAYLEQVDLRGASLRGANLRGAILARARLEAADFTGADLEGANLGGAAAARARFPQANLLGATLELGTFAGADFQGCRLGGATLMEVDLDRADFAGAFLESATFLRLEVQGARFWEARLGRATFLQCAWREADFSGARLDHTTWADPRLEEVRFDGADLEAACFLASAPGKAVLAGLSFAGARLDRGTFLHLPLRGARFREASLAGALFSGADLAGADLSGARARQAQFRKAILTGANLERIDLMEGSLAKANLVQARFRGANLHGVDVLRSTLGATDFTDCNLERTLLQGWRPR
- a CDS encoding GNAT family N-acetyltransferase translates to MPVRRLSPEDLPAILEVQRACYPEALREAEAVFAAKLRAFPGGCRGLHRGDLVGAYVFFQPWRRGRVLPLGDAAPPPADPDCLYVHDLAVIPAWRGTGAAGDLLAAVLGLAADLGLGTLALTAVQGAEPFWERQGFRRVRSFTYAPGVDATYMVRILERNRPAASRKGGAHS
- a CDS encoding DUF4382 domain-containing protein: MSGIPKLALPTCAALAFLLGCGGSSTSSAPTGTLTLTLSSDNLPGFSQVVVSLDKVEGTQDGSRWLNLGSPQTTVDLMALQNGHGVVILNAAKVYSGTYTQFRLTWGTKNYNSAINLPAYVIPEGGAGQVLAMPTTTVVKGSATLPSNGSAQALIMLSGDQGVLTAPASATPYRFNATGQAFDATNCGRITGQVAGPNGKLAGVEVLAQTVDGVGLATLARRAVSDASGAFELDGLPSGAIYYLAAQPLNCQAQAAAPGTLAAGATLNANLTFTAPVTSGTLVLAITPKSSDTQGTWGELRQSLATGAGAQNLIIRSRTAIIGASQDTVSFLSVAPGTYGVTAQRSTSGAAPVPNNGSQQAVAAGGTTNATLAF
- a CDS encoding SPFH domain-containing protein; translation: MPHPFLLFGAFLVLVLAIRSLRIIRPYQKGVVETLGRYTAPPRAPGLVFVMPFVQRLEMVDSREQVIEVPPQEVITKDNAAVTVDAVIYFRITDPVRVIYNISNFSYAAVKLAQTNLRNIVGEMELDQTLTGREKINTQLRLVLDEATDEWGVKVVRVEIQKIEPPTDITNAMSKQMKAEREKRAAILESEGFKQSAILKAEGERESQVLRAEGDRQGAIIRAEGQAQAVRVLAEAERFRIETVFNAIHAGNPDAGLLALRSLETLEKVADGKATKIFLPSDLGAALSSLGAVGELFRKDPEPPPEPAPAPPRAPAPAPVRRGIVGS
- a CDS encoding alpha/beta hydrolase gives rise to the protein MPDTRLISTPTTGRYLVEPASRPGAPILVGFHGYGQCAEEMLEDLRRIPGDWTRVSVQALHRFYSPKTREVVGSWMTAQDRDRAIEDNVAYVRGVVADVRAGGRDGRLVFAGFSQGAAMAWRAAARCGPCHGLVILGGDLPPDVAAHPSLELPPVLLGRGERDGFYSGPQLEKDIAALEALGIRPEVVRFDGGHEWAPPFLEAAGRFLSRILTM
- a CDS encoding DUF3540 domain-containing protein, which gives rise to MPEVLVASPGLRARVLFVSGGDIALEGPDGLVKARLAFSCLVRPEAGDWVLCLPSEDGEYHLLAILERPGPQAMTLAFPGDATLRTEEGDLRLASGSGITLAASGHLTCLADVAVHQSREAVLACDEVIAEGRSLQAHFHSISVLGRICRTLVQHLFHQARTYIRRTEDLDQVEGRQLLRRSKGLYSVGSEHTVLLSAKDTRIDGERIHMG
- a CDS encoding pentapeptide repeat-containing protein: MNGEELSRLVKAGEILVGEDFAGADLRGADLTGGVFLETAFGGCRFDGADLGEATFKDCRFRGAAFRGASLRQANLVHGDLAGAAFGEAGLDGARFLECGLEGATFAGAGGRDTAFVDAAFAGASFAGAAFERVSFLRCGFEAADFGGALLDTCVFFESAFQDAVFQGATLHLCHFHKAQLAGIAFGGMDLARTQFSECMLAGCHFQGARLRQGGFLKAHLEGARFDGADLELANFYEAGLAGASFRKARLPQASLQGADLAGADFAGADLTMAQMAGMKAVGARFPHADLSRADLSHAWLMDADLTGAALVQANLHEILEERTTWAGSSRARALGTDAARSRAERWGKP
- a CDS encoding DUF4150 domain-containing protein, which encodes MFLNCSLSGMAFAFPDVCLTPTPVGPVPIPYPNIVLPPMALPPTTNPRHLVSMMPVHTLATVVPMSAGDNAGVMGGVASAMMMGPARHLMGSVKVFSGGAPVTRMLDPTLQNGTNAAGLSLAPSQTRVLVLS